From Primulina huaijiensis isolate GDHJ02 chromosome 15, ASM1229523v2, whole genome shotgun sequence, one genomic window encodes:
- the LOC140960255 gene encoding long-chain-alcohol O-fatty-acyltransferase-like, translating to MTMNFDSEIHSFIKVWLTATTSLIFCHQIPARIPGGAARLLSILPIIYLFTILPTHLSSIHLATPTIFYLVWLGNFKLLLFSFDQGPLSANPPLSLLHFISIALLPIKTETSTKQNPSPTSYSNLEKWKKAAIFAVKCLLLAANVCIYKFRDFFHQYAILALYCFHLYLSVEIVLAITAAPVRPILGLELEPQFNEPYLATSLQDFWGRRWNLMVPGIMRPTVYHPVRRISARVLGNRWALPPAILATFIVSGLMHEAMYYYLSRASPTWEVTWFFVLQGFCLVVEVAAKKAALAGGWRLHRMVSGPLTVVFVAVTGRWLFFPQVIRNGLDRRTFDEYHILFGLIGEWGQRLISTLKF from the coding sequence TTCATAGCTTCATCAAGGTATGGCTAACAGCAACCACGTCTCTGATCTTCTGCCACCAGATCCCCGCCAGAATCCCAGGCGGCGCCGCCCGCCTCCTCTCCATCCTACCCATCATCTACCTCTTCACCATTCTCCCCACCCACCTCTCCTCCATCCACCTCGCAACACCCACCATTTTCTACCTTGTTTGGCTGGGTAACTTCAAGCTCCTCCTCTTCTCTTTTGATCAAGGCCCTTTATCTGCAAACCCACCTCTTTCTCTCCTCCATTTCATCTCCATAGCCCTCTTACCAATCAAAACGGAAACCTCAACCAAACAGAACCCATCTCCCACATCATACTCAAATCTCGAGAAATGGAAGAAAGCGGCAATCTTTGCCGTCAAATGCTTACTTTTGGCTGCTAACGTTTGCATATACAAGTTCAGGGACTTCTTCCATCAATACGCGATATTGGCTCTTTACTGTTTCCATCTTTACCTCAGCGTGGAGATAGTTCTCGCCATTACTGCGGCGCCAGTACGACCCATTCTTGGTTTGGAACTCGAGCCACAGTTCAACGAGCCTTACTTGGCCACCTCGCTTCAAGATTTCTGGGGCCGGAGGTGGAATCTCATGGTCCCCGGTATTATGCGCCCCACCGTATACCATCCCGTCCGCCGTATCTCTGCGCGTGTATTGGGCAACAGGTGGGCCCTACCGCCTGCGATTCTGGCGACTTTTATTGTGTCCGGTCTGATGCACGAGGCGATGTACTATTACTTGTCACGTGCCAGTCCCACGTGGGAGGTGACATGGTTCTTCGTCTTGCAAGGGTTCTGTTTGGTTGTCGAGGTGGCAGCGAAGAAGGCCGCCCTGGCCGGCGGGTGGCGGTTGCACAGGATGGTTTCGGGGCCGCTTACGGTGGTGTTTGTGGCGGTGACTGGTCGTTGGTTGTTCTTCCCGCAAGTGATTAGGAATGGGTTGGACCGAAGAACCTTTGA